One genomic region from Leptolyngbyaceae cyanobacterium JSC-12 encodes:
- a CDS encoding Photosystem II 4 kDa reaction centre component (IMG reference gene:2510098083~PFAM: Photosystem II 4 kDa reaction centre component) — protein MEAALLLAKLPEAYSIFDPLVDVLPIIPVFFLLLAFVWQAAVGFR, from the coding sequence ATGGAAGCAGCATTGCTTTTAGCAAAACTACCTGAGGCATACTCGATCTTTGATCCTTTAGTAGACGTTCTGCCAATCATTCCAGTTTTCTTCTTGTTGCTGGCGTTTGTATGGCAGGCGGCTGTTGGTTTTAGATAA
- a CDS encoding hypothetical protein (IMG reference gene:2510098084) — MRAELYLPFLLAFLLKLQDAQIVASFSAKINFKVKIKA; from the coding sequence ATGAGGGCAGAGTTGTATCTGCCCTTTTTGTTAGCTTTTTTGCTAAAGCTGCAGGATGCACAGATTGTTGCCAGCTTTAGCGCAAAGATTAATTTCAAGGTCAAAATTAAAGCATAG
- a CDS encoding hypothetical protein (IMG reference gene:2510098085), translating into MIEVLAVLSVSAAAGMRVALPLLVIGLLYSDSLWSRVPILSSISPQVVLGVLVSWSLFELFASKDRSGQRVLQAVQIFFSPIVGTIMGMAIARATIPNEWIVGLLGLTGGLLALVLQLVQTGWVYRLQRIPIWVIFAQDLLCIALVFFAFDAPRRGGLIALLLLWLAIRSSKEWHRWYVGQGEPSERRNPRRHKRDPD; encoded by the coding sequence ATGATAGAAGTCCTGGCGGTATTGTCGGTTTCTGCGGCGGCAGGAATGCGAGTTGCACTGCCGCTTCTAGTAATTGGATTGCTTTACAGTGATAGCTTATGGTCTCGGGTTCCGATTCTTTCTAGCATCTCTCCTCAAGTGGTGTTAGGAGTTTTGGTGAGCTGGTCGTTGTTTGAACTTTTTGCTTCTAAAGATCGCTCTGGACAGCGCGTTCTTCAAGCCGTGCAAATTTTCTTCAGCCCAATTGTGGGTACCATCATGGGCATGGCGATCGCGAGAGCCACTATTCCCAACGAGTGGATTGTTGGATTGCTGGGGCTTACAGGTGGGTTATTGGCGCTGGTGCTGCAACTTGTTCAAACGGGATGGGTTTACCGACTCCAACGCATTCCAATTTGGGTGATTTTTGCTCAGGATCTTCTCTGCATTGCACTAGTATTTTTTGCATTTGATGCACCGAGACGGGGAGGATTAATTGCGTTGTTATTGCTCTGGTTGGCGATTCGTAGCTCTAAGGAGTGGCACCGTTGGTATGTTGGGCAAGGAGAACCCAGCGAGCGCCGTAACCCAAGACGCCATAAACGCGATCCCGATTGA
- a CDS encoding ferrochelatase (IMG reference gene:2510098086~PFAM: Ferrochelatase~TIGRFAM: ferrochelatase), whose product MGRVGVLLLNLGGPEQLADVRPFLFNLFSDPEIIRLPVPWLQKPLAWLISTSRARKSQENYKKIGGGSPLRRITEEQAQALQTQLHQQGYDAKVYIGMRYWHPFTEEAIARIKRDQIARLVILPLYPQYSISTSGSSFRLLQQIWEKDASLDAIDYTVIPSWYKRPGYLQAMAQLIAQELDHFPTPDQVHVFFSAHGVPISYVEEAGDPYQREIEECTQLIMKTLNRPNAYTLAYQSRVGPVEWLKPYTDDALHELAKQGVKDLVVVPISFVSEHIETLEEIDIEYRELAEAAGIENFHRVPALNTHPTFIHDLSALVVDALNAPSRRLAEVVEPDKVKLYPQERWEWGLTTSAEVWNGRLAMLGILAVIIEMLIGRGPLHAIGLM is encoded by the coding sequence ATGGGTCGAGTTGGGGTTCTGTTACTAAATTTGGGCGGACCGGAGCAGTTAGCCGATGTACGTCCGTTCCTGTTTAACCTATTTTCTGACCCAGAAATTATCCGACTTCCGGTTCCGTGGCTGCAAAAGCCTCTTGCCTGGTTAATCTCCACTTCAAGGGCTAGAAAATCTCAGGAGAACTATAAGAAGATTGGAGGCGGTTCGCCGCTGCGCCGCATTACCGAAGAGCAAGCTCAGGCACTTCAAACTCAGCTGCACCAGCAAGGATACGATGCAAAGGTTTATATCGGAATGCGTTACTGGCATCCGTTTACAGAAGAAGCGATCGCTCGCATTAAACGTGACCAGATTGCTCGCTTAGTGATCTTGCCCCTCTATCCTCAATACTCCATTAGCACCAGTGGCTCTAGTTTCCGCCTCTTGCAACAAATTTGGGAGAAGGATGCCTCTCTAGACGCGATTGACTATACAGTAATCCCCTCCTGGTATAAACGCCCAGGTTACTTACAAGCAATGGCGCAATTGATAGCCCAAGAGTTAGACCACTTCCCCACTCCCGATCAAGTTCACGTTTTTTTCAGTGCTCATGGTGTCCCTATTAGCTATGTAGAAGAAGCAGGTGACCCCTACCAGCGTGAAATTGAAGAATGCACTCAGTTGATTATGAAAACCCTCAATCGACCTAATGCCTACACACTAGCGTATCAGAGCCGGGTGGGTCCGGTGGAGTGGTTGAAACCTTACACAGACGACGCTTTGCATGAACTCGCTAAACAGGGTGTAAAAGACTTAGTTGTTGTGCCAATTAGTTTTGTTTCTGAGCATATTGAAACCTTGGAAGAAATTGATATTGAGTACCGAGAACTTGCAGAAGCCGCAGGGATTGAAAATTTTCACCGTGTTCCTGCGCTCAATACGCACCCAACGTTTATCCATGATTTATCTGCATTGGTGGTTGATGCGTTGAATGCACCTAGCCGCAGACTGGCAGAGGTGGTTGAGCCTGATAAGGTCAAACTTTACCCACAAGAACGCTGGGAATGGGGCTTAACAACATCCGCTGAAGTTTGGAATGGTCGCCTGGCAATGCTGGGTATTCTGGCTGTGATTATAGAAATGCTGATTGGTCGCGGACCGCTACATGCGATCGGGCTAATGTGA
- a CDS encoding methylase involved in ubiquinone/menaquinone biosynthesis (IMG reference gene:2510098087~PFAM: Methyltransferase domain) has protein sequence MATILRDLSYRYQWLYDSVSRLAALSVGGERRFRQLALDGLTIQPAMKVLDLCCGSGQTTQVLVERSQHVTGLDASPFSIKRAQHNVPQATYVEAFAEAMPFPDQSFDLVHTSVALHEMELPQLQKILQETYRVLRSGGYFTLIDFHAPTNPIVLPGFYLFLGLFETETAWQLLQINLAIMLQELGFEVLRHTLHAGGSLQVIQAKK, from the coding sequence ATGGCAACGATTCTTAGAGATCTGAGTTATCGATATCAATGGCTTTACGATAGTGTTTCTCGCCTTGCTGCATTGAGTGTGGGTGGAGAAAGACGTTTTCGGCAATTAGCGCTGGATGGTTTGACAATTCAACCAGCGATGAAGGTGCTTGATCTATGTTGTGGCAGTGGACAGACGACTCAGGTTTTAGTTGAGCGATCGCAGCATGTAACTGGGTTAGACGCTTCACCTTTCTCTATTAAACGAGCACAGCATAATGTTCCCCAAGCAACCTACGTAGAAGCGTTTGCAGAAGCGATGCCGTTTCCAGATCAATCCTTTGACCTCGTGCATACAAGTGTTGCCTTACACGAAATGGAATTGCCCCAACTTCAGAAAATTCTTCAAGAAACTTACCGAGTCTTGCGGTCTGGAGGATACTTTACACTGATTGATTTTCACGCACCAACCAATCCGATAGTCCTCCCTGGCTTTTACCTCTTCCTGGGTTTGTTTGAAACAGAAACAGCCTGGCAGCTTTTGCAAATTAACTTAGCAATAATGTTGCAAGAACTGGGCTTTGAAGTACTGCGACATACTCTACATGCGGGAGGCAGCTTGCAGGTTATTCAAGCAAAAAAGTGA
- a CDS encoding PAS domain S-box (IMG reference gene:2510098088~PFAM: HAMP domain; Cache domain; PAS fold~TIGRFAM: PAS domain S-box), with product MAPLKRVPLRLVLIVPFVLEVMAAVGVTAYFVYRSGQEAINDLANRLVSEISDRVETSLENHLTALVQITNDNAEALRLGFLNQNNPLAIQRYFSHQLTSAEESRTSINAIMFINEQKRLLAVEKLSHSQKLIASQTATATLQVNPSLRTTPIEPSPFRQSLKKIYQDGLEESDFWYDLARQAENGMWQLTPIAIEADSPSLVAIYWKPVYDSANLLRGVTGTAVDLSKIGRYLETLQISQTGIAFVVEQDGTLVATSTGETLLFEKQNQLGASPVSNSLLMDSSQGRLLATRSVNPATKYAARFLIDRFGCFDQITQKQLFSFDVNGNHYFLQVSPLKIPENLNWVVVVVIPESDFADQIDRNHDTMILLSGAAMLAAIALGLATSQLIAKPILRLSRASRDLMLGKLDVPINETTRIEELAIMAHSFNEMTEQLMQSFDQVKLALQESKEKYTTVFRTSPDPIIVSTLPDGKILEVNNSFLRLSGYSQEEVINRTTIELGLWDRLDEREEFLQLVQKVGRVYNQEVSAHTQYGTKLTVLLSSEVIELEGQKCLLTVAKDITERKQLEEALKQSKVKLQDVLNSITSSVCCFWVDLEGRIEYDYLSPSHYTLFGFLPEELLANPHLWQSRVYPADRHKTFGIFPEQFVEGTFETEYRYYHTQGKLRWISDSLTFHWDSLTNRWRVTSVAVHISDRKQLENALRESETNLSNILNSAAAAICYLHLDQAGNVHPKYFSQGVETVFGYPPDVLLKNYSLWQNRVHQDDWHSVIEPCLTKISDQRSISIEYRYHHPNSGLRWILADVISQWDSRRNCWLITIVEFDITARKETEAALRLSEERFRIAFDTAAIGMNIASLSGQLLKVNPAFCQMLRYSEAELLQMMYQDITHPDDLEIDRAINLQLFTGEVSHIDFEKRFIRKDGQIIWALLSLALVHDPQQKPLYLIAQIQDITARKYLEELIP from the coding sequence ATGGCTCCCCTTAAAAGGGTTCCGCTCCGCTTAGTGCTGATTGTTCCCTTTGTATTGGAAGTGATGGCAGCCGTCGGGGTTACTGCCTATTTTGTCTATCGCAGTGGACAAGAGGCAATCAATGATCTGGCAAATCGTTTGGTAAGTGAGATAAGCGATCGCGTTGAGACTTCATTGGAAAATCACCTCACTGCTCTCGTTCAGATCACCAATGATAATGCTGAAGCTCTGCGTTTAGGCTTCTTAAATCAAAACAATCCCTTAGCGATTCAACGTTACTTCTCACATCAACTTACCAGTGCTGAGGAGAGCCGTACATCGATCAATGCCATCATGTTCATTAATGAGCAAAAAAGACTTTTAGCAGTTGAGAAATTAAGTCATAGTCAAAAACTCATTGCATCTCAGACTGCAACAGCCACGCTCCAAGTCAATCCTTCTCTGCGAACTACGCCCATAGAACCATCTCCATTCAGGCAGTCTCTTAAGAAAATTTATCAAGATGGTTTGGAAGAAAGTGATTTCTGGTATGACCTTGCTAGACAGGCAGAAAATGGGATGTGGCAACTCACACCTATTGCAATTGAAGCTGATTCTCCATCCTTAGTGGCAATCTATTGGAAGCCTGTTTATGACTCTGCTAATCTCCTACGGGGAGTAACCGGAACAGCCGTTGATCTTTCTAAGATTGGTAGATACCTGGAGACCTTGCAGATTTCTCAAACAGGGATAGCGTTCGTCGTTGAACAAGATGGAACCCTAGTTGCTACATCTACTGGAGAAACCCTGCTATTTGAGAAACAAAACCAGTTAGGTGCGAGTCCTGTCTCCAATTCCTTGCTGATGGATTCCAGTCAAGGGCGGCTGTTAGCGACCCGAAGCGTGAACCCTGCCACCAAATATGCTGCTCGGTTCCTGATAGACCGTTTTGGTTGTTTTGATCAAATCACTCAGAAGCAGCTCTTCAGTTTTGATGTGAATGGTAATCACTATTTTCTACAGGTTTCCCCATTGAAAATTCCTGAAAATTTGAACTGGGTGGTGGTGGTGGTGATTCCTGAATCAGATTTTGCAGATCAAATTGACCGCAACCATGACACGATGATTTTGTTGTCTGGGGCAGCAATGCTTGCCGCGATCGCTCTTGGACTTGCCACTTCCCAGTTAATTGCTAAACCAATTCTGCGGTTAAGCCGTGCCAGTCGAGATTTAATGTTGGGCAAACTAGATGTCCCCATTAACGAAACGACTCGAATCGAAGAATTAGCAATAATGGCTCACTCGTTTAATGAAATGACTGAGCAACTGATGCAGTCCTTTGATCAAGTCAAACTAGCACTGCAAGAATCCAAAGAGAAATATACAACGGTGTTTCGTACCAGCCCCGACCCGATCATCGTGTCCACTTTGCCAGATGGAAAGATTTTGGAAGTGAATAATAGTTTCTTGAGGCTATCAGGCTATTCACAGGAGGAAGTCATCAACCGAACTACCATCGAGCTAGGACTGTGGGATCGGTTAGACGAACGCGAAGAATTTCTCCAGCTTGTTCAAAAAGTGGGTAGAGTATACAACCAGGAGGTGAGTGCCCATACTCAATATGGTACTAAGCTGACTGTGTTACTTTCCTCCGAAGTGATTGAATTAGAAGGACAAAAATGTCTACTTACTGTTGCCAAGGATATTACTGAGCGTAAACAGTTGGAAGAGGCATTAAAACAATCCAAGGTAAAGTTGCAAGATGTTTTAAACAGTATTACCAGTTCCGTTTGCTGTTTTTGGGTCGATCTAGAAGGGCGAATCGAATACGATTATCTGTCACCCAGCCACTACACGTTGTTTGGCTTTTTGCCTGAAGAACTTCTGGCAAATCCACACTTATGGCAGTCTCGTGTTTACCCAGCCGATCGCCATAAGACGTTTGGGATTTTCCCTGAGCAGTTCGTGGAAGGGACGTTTGAGACTGAATATCGCTATTACCACACGCAAGGAAAGCTGCGCTGGATTTCGGATTCTCTGACTTTTCATTGGGATAGTTTAACAAATCGCTGGCGAGTCACCTCCGTTGCAGTTCATATTAGCGATCGCAAACAACTGGAAAACGCTCTACGAGAATCAGAAACCAATCTTAGTAACATCTTAAACAGTGCAGCGGCAGCAATTTGCTATCTCCATCTAGATCAAGCGGGTAATGTTCACCCGAAATATTTCTCTCAAGGGGTGGAAACGGTGTTTGGCTATCCACCAGACGTATTGCTAAAAAATTATTCACTTTGGCAAAACCGCGTTCACCAAGACGATTGGCATAGTGTGATTGAACCCTGTCTAACCAAAATTAGTGATCAACGCTCAATCAGCATCGAGTATCGCTACCACCACCCTAACAGCGGGTTGCGCTGGATCTTAGCTGATGTGATTTCTCAGTGGGACAGCAGGCGAAATTGTTGGCTGATCACGATTGTTGAGTTTGATATTACTGCTCGCAAAGAGACGGAAGCAGCACTGCGACTAAGCGAAGAACGATTTAGAATTGCCTTTGATACGGCTGCGATTGGGATGAATATTGCCTCACTTAGCGGGCAGTTGCTAAAGGTGAATCCGGCTTTTTGCCAGATGCTGAGATATTCTGAGGCAGAGCTTTTGCAGATGATGTATCAAGATATTACCCACCCGGATGACCTGGAGATTGATCGCGCGATTAATCTCCAGCTCTTTACTGGCGAAGTTTCTCATATCGATTTTGAAAAACGCTTTATTCGCAAAGATGGGCAAATTATTTGGGCATTGCTGAGTCTGGCGCTAGTTCATGATCCCCAGCAAAAGCCACTTTATCTGATTGCTCAAATTCAGGACATCACTGCTCGTAAATACCTCGAAGAGCTAATTCCCTAG
- a CDS encoding glutamate-1-semialdehyde-2,1-aminomutase (IMG reference gene:2510098089~PFAM: Aminotransferase class-III~TIGRFAM: glutamate-1-semialdehyde-2,1-aminomutase) — translation MITSTFKTTKSEEIFSAAQKLMPGGVSSPVRAFKSVGGQPIVFDRVQGAYAWDVDGNQYIDYVGTWGPAICGHTHPEVIKAICEAAQKGTSFGAPCYLENILAQMVIDAVPSIEMVRFVNSGTEACMSVLRLMRAFTGRDKIIKFEGCYHGHADMFLVKAGSGVATLGLPDSPGVPKTTTSNTLTAPFNNLEAVKALFDENPGEIAGVILEPVVGNAGFIPPDGGFLAGLRELTRENGALLVFDEVMTGFRIAYGGAQEKFGITPDLTTLGKIIGGGLPVGAYGGRRDIMEMVAPSGPMYQAGTLSGNPLAMTAGIKTLELLRQPGTYDYLDRITKRLTDGMLQVAKETGHAACGGQISGMFGFFFTEGPVHNYEDAKKSDLSKFSRFHRGMLEQGIYLAPSQFEAGFTSLAHTDADIDQTLEAARLVMANLDS, via the coding sequence TTGATTACGAGCACATTTAAGACAACTAAGTCAGAAGAAATTTTTTCGGCTGCCCAGAAGTTAATGCCAGGAGGTGTCAGTTCTCCAGTCCGAGCTTTTAAGTCTGTTGGTGGGCAACCCATCGTGTTCGATCGAGTTCAAGGAGCCTACGCCTGGGATGTTGACGGCAATCAATATATTGACTACGTGGGCACCTGGGGACCTGCCATTTGCGGACATACCCATCCTGAAGTCATTAAAGCCATTTGCGAAGCTGCCCAAAAAGGTACAAGTTTTGGCGCACCCTGTTATTTAGAAAACATCCTGGCTCAAATGGTCATTGATGCTGTTCCTAGCATCGAAATGGTGCGCTTTGTCAACTCTGGGACTGAAGCCTGCATGTCTGTTCTGCGCTTGATGCGAGCCTTCACCGGACGCGACAAAATTATCAAATTTGAAGGTTGTTACCATGGTCATGCCGATATGTTCCTGGTAAAAGCTGGCTCTGGAGTAGCAACCCTTGGCTTACCCGACTCACCTGGCGTGCCCAAAACTACCACCAGCAACACCCTGACTGCCCCTTTCAATAATTTAGAAGCCGTAAAAGCCTTGTTCGACGAAAATCCTGGTGAAATAGCAGGTGTAATTTTAGAACCTGTTGTGGGCAACGCAGGCTTTATTCCTCCTGATGGAGGTTTTCTTGCAGGATTACGCGAACTCACTCGTGAAAACGGCGCTCTGCTCGTATTCGATGAGGTCATGACTGGATTTCGCATTGCCTACGGAGGTGCCCAGGAAAAGTTTGGCATCACCCCGGATCTCACAACCCTCGGTAAAATCATTGGTGGTGGGTTGCCTGTTGGTGCTTACGGAGGACGGCGAGACATCATGGAAATGGTAGCGCCCTCTGGCCCAATGTATCAGGCAGGCACCCTCTCAGGAAACCCTCTAGCAATGACGGCGGGCATCAAAACGCTAGAACTGCTACGTCAACCAGGCACTTACGACTATCTCGATCGTATAACTAAACGCCTCACAGACGGGATGTTGCAAGTTGCTAAAGAAACTGGACATGCAGCCTGTGGTGGGCAAATTAGCGGCATGTTTGGCTTTTTCTTTACCGAAGGTCCAGTGCATAACTACGAAGACGCCAAGAAATCTGACCTTTCTAAGTTCAGCCGTTTTCACCGAGGCATGTTAGAGCAGGGTATTTATCTGGCTCCATCCCAGTTTGAGGCTGGATTTACCTCGCTTGCTCACACAGACGCCGACATCGACCAAACTCTGGAAGCGGCTCGGTTAGTCATGGCAAACCTGGACAGCTAA
- a CDS encoding putative cation transport regulator (IMG reference gene:2510098090~PFAM: ChaB), with product MPYKTSQELPESVRDRLTEPAQLLYLTAFNSALQWYGEEEKAHQAAWRAIKSQAANLNNALNE from the coding sequence ATGCCATATAAAACGAGTCAGGAGTTACCGGAGAGCGTGCGCGATCGCCTGACAGAGCCGGCCCAACTGCTTTATCTGACAGCTTTTAATTCGGCGCTCCAGTGGTATGGGGAAGAAGAAAAAGCACACCAAGCTGCCTGGCGTGCGATTAAAAGTCAAGCAGCTAACTTAAACAATGCTTTGAATGAGTAA
- a CDS encoding DNA adenine methylase Dam (IMG reference gene:2510098091~PFAM: D12 class N6 adenine-specific DNA methyltransferase~TIGRFAM: DNA adenine methylase (dam)), with protein MPFLPTTRHRIGIPPLKCQGIKTKLVPFILSQIHWQASTTARWIEPFLGSGAVVFNLAPDRALLTDSNQHLIRFYQAIQQQIITQASVRDFLTHEGAKLHQLGAEFYYTVRDRFNQDHHPLDFLFLNRACFNGLMRFNSRGHFNVPFCHKPNRFSSSYITKIVNQVGWVAQQMHGKDWEFRVADWRESLQNTQSEDFVYLDPPYIGRHTDYFNAWNQADAEELAAIAHQLPGGFALSMWLENQHRKNPHIQQCWSQTRLRVCQHFYHVGSQETWRGAVYEALLIKPGYEAEENVSEKIVREMGKVREMRC; from the coding sequence ATGCCCTTTCTTCCCACTACACGACATCGAATTGGCATCCCACCGCTTAAATGCCAGGGCATCAAAACTAAACTGGTGCCGTTTATTCTGAGCCAGATTCATTGGCAGGCAAGCACTACTGCTCGCTGGATTGAGCCATTTTTGGGATCTGGTGCAGTCGTGTTCAATCTAGCGCCCGATCGCGCTCTGCTGACTGACAGCAATCAGCACCTCATCCGGTTTTATCAAGCTATTCAGCAGCAGATAATTACCCAAGCAAGTGTCCGCGATTTTCTGACGCACGAAGGTGCAAAACTGCATCAACTGGGTGCAGAGTTTTACTACACAGTGCGCGATCGCTTCAATCAAGACCATCATCCTTTAGACTTTTTATTCCTGAATCGAGCCTGTTTCAACGGATTAATGCGGTTCAACAGCCGCGGTCATTTTAATGTACCGTTTTGCCACAAGCCCAACCGCTTTTCATCTAGCTACATCACCAAAATCGTCAATCAAGTAGGCTGGGTTGCCCAGCAAATGCATGGAAAAGACTGGGAATTTCGGGTGGCAGATTGGCGAGAAAGTTTGCAAAATACTCAATCGGAAGATTTTGTCTATCTTGACCCACCTTATATCGGTCGTCATACCGATTACTTCAATGCCTGGAATCAAGCCGATGCTGAAGAACTGGCTGCGATCGCGCATCAACTACCTGGTGGTTTTGCCCTCTCCATGTGGCTAGAAAATCAACATCGCAAAAACCCTCACATTCAGCAATGTTGGAGTCAAACCAGGCTGCGAGTTTGCCAACACTTCTACCATGTTGGTTCTCAAGAGACTTGGCGAGGGGCGGTTTATGAAGCACTTCTAATTAAGCCTGGCTATGAAGCAGAAGAAAACGTGAGCGAGAAAATAGTAAGAGAAATGGGGAAGGTAAGGGAGATGAGGTGCTGA
- a CDS encoding phosphoribosyl-AMP cyclohydrolase (IMG reference gene:2510098092~PFAM: Phosphoribosyl-ATP pyrophosphohydrolase; Phosphoribosyl-AMP cyclohydrolase~TIGRFAM: phosphoribosyl-ATP pyrophosphohydrolase), with translation MELHQSIPVEAICYDDRGLVPAIVQDYLDGTVLMMAWMNQESLQKTLETGETWFWSRSRHELWHKGATSGHLQFVKTLRYDCDSDCLLITVEQQGDIACHTGERSCFHKVNSHVEAPPADTLSQVYAVICDRRDHPNESSYTCKLLAGGDNKILKKIGEEAAEVVMACKDNEPDAIAGEVADLFYHTLVAIAHHNVDLKAVYRKLQERRR, from the coding sequence ATGGAGCTACACCAATCTATCCCAGTAGAGGCAATTTGCTACGACGATCGCGGTTTGGTTCCGGCGATCGTGCAAGATTATTTGGATGGCACGGTGTTAATGATGGCGTGGATGAACCAGGAGTCGTTACAAAAGACGCTGGAAACAGGTGAAACCTGGTTCTGGAGCCGATCGCGTCACGAGCTTTGGCACAAGGGCGCAACATCGGGGCATTTACAATTCGTCAAAACCTTACGCTATGACTGCGACAGCGATTGTTTGCTAATCACAGTAGAGCAACAGGGGGATATTGCATGTCATACCGGTGAGCGCAGTTGCTTTCACAAGGTCAATAGCCATGTTGAAGCGCCCCCTGCGGATACGCTATCTCAGGTGTATGCGGTGATTTGTGATCGCCGGGATCATCCCAACGAATCGTCTTACACCTGTAAGTTGCTAGCAGGCGGTGATAACAAGATTCTCAAAAAAATTGGTGAAGAGGCAGCAGAAGTAGTGATGGCATGCAAAGATAATGAGCCAGATGCGATCGCTGGAGAAGTCGCCGATTTATTTTATCACACTCTGGTTGCGATCGCGCACCACAATGTTGATCTCAAAGCAGTTTATCGCAAGCTCCAAGAACGCCGCCGATAA
- a CDS encoding hypothetical protein (IMG reference gene:2510098093) — protein sequence MNRIFALTSRLALIAFAMSVSSSISVHAQVADVPAVNAKGDYTTARLLGNRGYYRNTHWLVVDPSGSLNCRATPNGTVKTKLGTGWVVTASFPGKDADAVVMQQGSPWLRVIPQEPLGGLKNQTVCFVRANNRYVAPISIDFISNGGVRAVR from the coding sequence ATGAACCGAATCTTTGCACTGACTTCTAGACTTGCCCTGATCGCCTTTGCGATGTCTGTATCTTCTTCTATTTCTGTTCATGCTCAAGTTGCCGATGTGCCTGCAGTGAATGCGAAAGGTGATTACACCACTGCGAGACTACTTGGTAATCGTGGTTATTATCGCAATACTCACTGGCTCGTCGTAGATCCAAGTGGTTCACTTAACTGTCGGGCAACTCCCAATGGCACTGTTAAAACAAAGCTTGGTACCGGATGGGTTGTCACGGCATCGTTTCCGGGGAAAGATGCTGATGCTGTTGTGATGCAGCAGGGTAGCCCCTGGCTGCGAGTGATTCCGCAAGAGCCACTTGGCGGTCTAAAGAACCAAACAGTTTGCTTTGTGCGGGCAAACAATCGCTATGTGGCTCCCATTAGTATTGACTTTATTAGCAATGGAGGAGTGCGTGCAGTTAGGTAG